A stretch of the Polaribacter pacificus genome encodes the following:
- a CDS encoding MBL fold metallo-hydrolase — protein sequence MKIEQIYTGCLAQGAYYIESNGEVAIIDPLREVAPYIERAKKDNAKIKYIFETHFHADFVSGHVTLAEKTGATIVYGPNAETNFASHTAKDGEVFQLGDITFTVLHTPGHTMESSCYLLKDNKGKEYALFSGDTLFLGDVGRPDLAQKMGELTEADLAGFLYTSLRTKVMTLADDVIVYPAHGAGSACGKNLSKETVGTIGNQKETNYALRADMTKEEFIKEVTDGLLPPPAYFPLNVKLNKEGYESIDAVIKKGAVGLSAAEFEQIANEHNALILDVRHQSEFIKGFIPQSIFIGIDGGFAPWVGALIKDIEQPILLVAPEGREEEVIIRLSRVGFDNTLGYLQGSFDAWVKAGKETDSIVSVSAGTLAQEVKEHQVPVFDVRKPGEYESEHVVNATNTPLDYLNNYISEFPTDKTFYLHCAGGYRSVIAASILKARGIHNLIDVAEGYSSIQLTDIEKTAYVCPSTLK from the coding sequence ATGAAAATAGAGCAGATTTACACAGGTTGTTTGGCACAAGGTGCCTACTATATAGAAAGCAATGGAGAAGTTGCAATTATAGATCCATTAAGAGAAGTTGCACCCTATATTGAAAGAGCAAAAAAGGATAATGCTAAGATCAAATATATTTTTGAAACGCATTTTCATGCCGATTTTGTTAGTGGTCATGTAACTTTAGCAGAAAAAACAGGAGCGACCATTGTTTACGGTCCAAATGCAGAAACTAATTTTGCTTCACATACAGCAAAAGATGGCGAAGTCTTTCAGTTGGGAGATATCACATTTACGGTGTTGCACACGCCAGGCCATACCATGGAGAGTAGCTGCTATTTATTAAAAGACAACAAAGGAAAAGAGTATGCATTGTTTAGTGGAGATACCTTGTTTTTAGGCGATGTAGGTCGACCAGATTTGGCTCAAAAGATGGGTGAATTAACAGAAGCAGATCTTGCAGGTTTTTTATATACTAGCTTGCGTACTAAGGTAATGACCTTAGCTGATGATGTTATTGTATACCCAGCTCATGGAGCAGGATCAGCTTGCGGAAAAAACCTGAGCAAAGAAACCGTAGGGACCATTGGCAATCAAAAGGAAACCAATTATGCTTTACGCGCAGATATGACCAAAGAAGAGTTTATAAAAGAAGTTACTGATGGCCTATTGCCACCACCAGCATATTTCCCTTTAAATGTAAAATTAAATAAGGAAGGTTATGAGTCTATAGATGCTGTGATCAAAAAAGGAGCAGTTGGCTTATCCGCGGCAGAGTTTGAGCAAATAGCCAATGAGCATAATGCTCTTATTTTAGATGTAAGACATCAATCAGAATTTATCAAAGGTTTTATACCTCAATCAATTTTTATTGGTATTGATGGTGGGTTTGCACCTTGGGTAGGTGCTCTTATTAAAGACATTGAGCAACCAATTTTATTAGTTGCTCCAGAGGGTAGAGAAGAAGAAGTAATCATTCGTTTATCTCGAGTAGGTTTTGATAATACACTGGGGTACTTGCAAGGAAGTTTTGATGCTTGGGTAAAAGCAGGAAAAGAAACAGACAGTATAGTTTCTGTTTCTGCTGGCACTTTAGCTCAAGAGGTAAAGGAGCATCAAGTTCCTGTTTTTGATGTCAGAAAACCTGGAGAGTATGAAAGTGAGCATGTAGTTAATGCTACTAATACTCCTTTGGATTATTTAAATAACTATATTTCTGAGTTCCCAACAGACAAAACATTTTACCTTCATTGCGCAGGTGGATATCGATCTGTTATAGCGGCCTCAATTTTAAAAGCTAGAGGCATTCATAATCTTATAGACGTTGCTGAAGGTTATAGTTCAATTCAATTGACAGACATAGAAAAAACAGCCTATGTTTGCCCTTCAACCTTAAAATAA
- a CDS encoding rhodanese-like domain-containing protein, with amino-acid sequence MKNYIVLSLLFVFVSCTSQEKKPIQVVQNVSVEEFNKMIAQKGTQLVDVRTPTEFKAGHLEKAKLINIFDKDFEEQSLKVLDKSKPVYVYCRSGGRSANAAEIYKKAGFTKVYNLVGGYGAWSAKKLKTIK; translated from the coding sequence ATGAAGAATTATATCGTACTTAGTTTGCTTTTCGTTTTTGTTTCTTGTACTAGTCAAGAAAAAAAGCCCATCCAGGTTGTTCAAAATGTATCTGTAGAAGAGTTTAATAAAATGATCGCTCAGAAAGGAACTCAACTGGTTGATGTTCGCACCCCAACTGAATTTAAAGCAGGACATCTAGAAAAAGCAAAACTGATCAATATTTTTGATAAAGATTTTGAGGAGCAATCTCTTAAAGTTTTAGACAAAAGCAAACCTGTTTATGTATATTGTAGATCAGGTGGTAGAAGCGCGAATGCTGCAGAAATATATAAAAAAGCAGGATTTACAAAAGTGTATAATTTAGTAGGCGGCTACGGAGCTTGGTCTGCTAAAAAACTAAAAACTATAAAATAA
- a CDS encoding heavy-metal-associated domain-containing protein, translated as MKTTIQIENLKCGGCAATISKGLLNIDGVTDVAVDVDASTVHVTSTSALDEQLKDKLSSMGYPEVGANNNLIHKTKSYISCATGKMSS; from the coding sequence ATGAAAACAACTATACAAATAGAGAATTTAAAGTGTGGTGGTTGTGCAGCAACCATTAGCAAAGGATTACTAAACATTGATGGCGTAACAGATGTAGCTGTTGATGTAGATGCATCTACTGTTCATGTTACTAGCACTAGTGCTCTTGATGAACAGCTTAAGGATAAGTTGTCTAGTATGGGCTACCCTGAGGTTGGCGCCAACAACAATTTAATCCACAAAACCAAATCATATATTAGTTGCGCAACGGGCAAAATGAGCTCTTAA
- a CDS encoding TonB-dependent receptor yields MKKITIFLFLFTSALVNSQSFTISGKIYDENNQPLAQATVFIKNANKGTSSDFEGKYQLQVSPGTYQVEVRYIGYKTQVKPISIGRQNKELFFYLTPETNLLDEVLVAAVRVKSNAPVTHSNLSKKQIEKRNLGQDIPMLLNYLPSVVSSSDAGAGVGYTYINVRGSNAERVNVTINGIPYNDAESQGTFWVNLGDFASSTQSLQLQRGVGTSTNGTGAFGASLNILTDATSENAYGEIANSFGSYNTRKHTVKFSTGKINEHVEIAGRLSKIYSDGYIDRAFTDLKSYFLQASYTDENTLIKAVTFGGKEKTYQAWYGIDATQLKDNRRQNPYTYENEVDDYQQDHYQLHWNQKLNDHWSTNVGLNFTKGQGFFEQFKEDEDVADFNGIVLATNGSGETDLIVRRWLDNKFYVANFNANYQDDRLELISGLSYSSYSNDHYGEVIWAKQFAPNAAIRDRYYFSDASKNDFSIFSKATFKVTDRFSAYVDLQGRFVNYQTKGITSDIAPIDVDTNFSFFNPKFGASFNINNQQQLYASFGVANKEPNRNDFEGGIRAHENLHDYELGWRFNSQNITINSNVYYMRYTNQLVLTGAIDNSGNPIRATSGKSYRLGLEVDAEIRFNKNFSLRPNIAISDNKNLDFKAPINGQIANLGKTNLSFSPNVVAGNALVYHPTEQFQVALLSKYVGSQYMSNLNSAVTENDVLDDYFTSDFNISYEWKTNKVFKSILFTGLVNNLFGREYVDRGYYFTYDDTWSNANQTTTVDGAGYYPQATRNFLVGVTLKF; encoded by the coding sequence ATGAAAAAAATTACCATTTTTTTATTCTTGTTTACAAGCGCACTTGTAAACTCCCAAAGCTTTACCATTTCTGGTAAAATCTATGATGAAAACAACCAACCTTTAGCACAGGCCACTGTCTTCATTAAAAATGCCAACAAAGGAACTTCATCTGATTTTGAAGGAAAGTACCAACTGCAAGTTTCACCAGGAACTTATCAAGTAGAGGTTCGTTATATTGGCTACAAAACTCAGGTAAAACCAATAAGCATTGGTCGCCAAAACAAAGAGTTGTTCTTTTATTTAACTCCAGAAACCAATCTGTTGGACGAGGTTTTAGTTGCTGCAGTGAGAGTCAAATCAAACGCACCGGTAACCCACTCTAATTTGAGTAAAAAGCAGATTGAAAAACGCAATTTAGGGCAAGACATTCCGATGCTTCTTAACTATTTACCGTCTGTGGTATCATCTTCAGATGCTGGAGCTGGTGTTGGTTATACCTACATTAATGTGAGAGGTTCAAATGCAGAGCGCGTAAATGTGACGATTAACGGAATTCCTTATAACGATGCAGAAAGTCAAGGTACTTTTTGGGTTAATCTAGGAGATTTTGCTTCTTCTACACAAAGTTTGCAATTGCAACGTGGTGTTGGTACCTCTACTAACGGAACAGGTGCCTTTGGAGCCTCTTTAAATATTTTAACCGATGCTACTTCTGAGAATGCTTACGGTGAAATTGCCAATTCTTTTGGATCTTACAACACCAGAAAGCATACCGTAAAATTTAGTACTGGTAAAATTAACGAGCATGTAGAAATTGCTGGACGTCTGTCTAAAATTTATTCTGATGGCTATATTGATAGAGCCTTTACTGATTTAAAATCGTATTTTTTACAAGCTTCTTATACCGATGAAAACACTCTAATTAAAGCGGTTACTTTTGGTGGAAAAGAAAAAACCTATCAAGCTTGGTATGGTATTGACGCAACTCAATTAAAGGATAACAGAAGACAAAATCCATATACTTATGAAAACGAAGTAGATGATTACCAACAAGATCATTATCAGTTGCACTGGAATCAGAAACTTAACGATCATTGGTCTACCAACGTCGGATTAAACTTTACCAAAGGACAAGGTTTCTTTGAGCAGTTTAAAGAGGATGAAGATGTTGCAGATTTTAATGGTATCGTACTTGCTACCAACGGAAGTGGAGAAACAGATTTGATTGTTCGCAGATGGTTAGACAACAAATTTTATGTGGCTAATTTTAATGCAAACTACCAAGACGATCGATTAGAATTGATCAGTGGACTTTCTTACAGCAGCTATTCTAACGATCATTATGGAGAAGTTATTTGGGCCAAGCAGTTTGCTCCAAATGCAGCTATTAGAGATCGTTATTACTTTAGTGATGCTTCTAAAAATGATTTTTCTATATTTTCTAAAGCAACGTTTAAAGTTACAGATCGTTTTAGTGCTTATGTAGATTTGCAAGGACGTTTTGTAAACTATCAAACCAAAGGAATTACATCAGATATTGCTCCAATTGATGTAGACACCAACTTTAGTTTTTTCAATCCAAAGTTTGGAGCTAGCTTTAACATCAACAACCAACAACAGCTGTATGCATCGTTTGGTGTTGCCAATAAAGAGCCAAACAGAAATGATTTTGAAGGAGGGATTCGCGCTCATGAAAACTTACATGATTATGAATTGGGATGGCGTTTTAACAGCCAAAATATTACCATAAACTCAAATGTTTATTATATGCGTTATACCAATCAGTTAGTGCTTACTGGAGCGATTGACAATTCTGGGAACCCAATAAGAGCTACTAGTGGTAAGAGTTATCGCTTAGGACTTGAAGTTGATGCAGAAATTCGTTTCAATAAAAACTTCTCATTACGTCCAAACATCGCCATAAGCGACAATAAAAACCTAGATTTTAAAGCACCTATTAACGGGCAAATTGCTAACCTTGGAAAGACAAACCTTTCTTTTAGCCCGAATGTTGTTGCTGGGAATGCTTTGGTGTATCACCCAACAGAACAATTTCAAGTTGCTTTATTATCAAAATATGTTGGATCTCAATACATGAGCAATCTTAATAGCGCTGTTACTGAGAACGATGTTTTAGATGATTATTTTACAAGTGATTTTAACATCTCGTATGAGTGGAAAACCAATAAGGTTTTTAAATCTATTTTATTTACTGGATTGGTTAATAACCTATTCGGTAGAGAGTATGTAGATAGAGGATATTATTTTACCTATGATGATACCTGGTCTAACGCTAACCAAACGACCACTGTTGATGGCGCTGGGTATTACCCGCAAGCGACTCGAAATTTCTTAGTAGGTGTGACGCTTAAGTTTTAA
- a CDS encoding TlpA disulfide reductase family protein, producing the protein MKKLLILFFLASVCLSCTKEKTFLIKGTISGDLPKYIYLSYDEKKDSALIRNNNFIFRGKVLKPTQASFYIIGVSTINKFFYIDNSNLQIKLTNTIKTYQKNGNDIQVNFINIDTVFGNDLSVLEANFERFKANNKTQNNWKEKVYERLDSLISINPKNLFFGDQLYSLALKKTLTPTEIESLFSKLNLEYQSKESINGIQEYINPVKKIAVGNVIFDFQLPTPDKTFINTTQYRGKYLFIHFWASWCAPCRKDNIELKEVYAKYKKHPLHILNVSTDTDLTKWKNAIKADGVSWDNVVDDRKSMSDILAKYDAISSIPKSYLIDPDGQVILANPTIEELKKKLNEVIKN; encoded by the coding sequence TTGAAAAAACTACTCATATTGTTTTTCTTAGCCTCAGTTTGTTTGAGTTGCACAAAAGAAAAAACTTTTCTCATAAAGGGAACAATTTCTGGCGATCTGCCTAAGTATATTTATTTGTCTTATGATGAAAAAAAGGACAGCGCTTTAATACGTAACAACAATTTTATTTTTAGAGGTAAAGTTTTAAAACCAACACAAGCGAGTTTTTATATAATTGGAGTTTCTACGATAAATAAGTTTTTTTATATTGACAATAGTAACCTTCAAATAAAATTAACAAATACCATAAAAACTTACCAAAAAAATGGAAATGATATTCAGGTAAATTTTATAAACATAGATACCGTTTTTGGAAATGATCTTTCAGTATTAGAGGCTAATTTTGAGAGATTTAAAGCAAATAATAAAACTCAAAATAATTGGAAAGAAAAAGTATATGAAAGGTTAGATAGTTTGATTTCTATCAATCCCAAGAATCTATTTTTTGGAGATCAACTATACAGTCTAGCTTTAAAAAAGACATTGACTCCTACTGAAATAGAAAGCTTGTTTTCTAAACTAAATTTAGAGTATCAGTCTAAAGAGAGTATAAATGGAATTCAAGAATATATTAACCCTGTTAAAAAAATAGCAGTAGGTAATGTTATTTTTGATTTTCAATTACCAACTCCAGATAAAACATTTATAAACACAACTCAGTATAGAGGTAAGTATTTGTTCATTCATTTCTGGGCTTCATGGTGTGCACCTTGTAGAAAAGATAATATTGAGCTAAAAGAAGTGTATGCAAAATATAAAAAACATCCCTTACACATACTTAACGTTTCAACAGATACAGATTTAACCAAGTGGAAAAATGCGATTAAAGCAGATGGTGTTTCCTGGGATAATGTAGTTGACGATAGAAAATCAATGAGTGATATACTGGCAAAATATGACGCAATATCTTCAATCCCCAAAAGTTATTTAATAGATCCTGATGGACAGGTGATTCTCGCAAATCCAACGATTGAAGAATTGAAAAAAAAGCTTAACGAAGTTATCAAAAATTAA
- the arfB gene encoding alternative ribosome rescue aminoacyl-tRNA hydrolase ArfB, with product MDTEKLIKELNFKATRSSGAGGQHVNKVSSKIELFFDLENSLEFSEEEKLLLLKNLATRLTKENVLLLTCDESRSQHKNKELVIQRFLELIKLSLIIPKKRRPTKPSKASIKRKAENKKKTSVKKALRKKPGLE from the coding sequence TTGGACACAGAAAAACTCATCAAAGAACTCAATTTTAAAGCAACTAGAAGTAGTGGTGCTGGCGGACAACATGTAAATAAGGTTTCGTCTAAAATTGAATTGTTTTTTGATCTAGAAAACTCTCTTGAATTTTCTGAAGAAGAAAAATTGCTCTTGCTAAAAAACTTAGCAACCCGACTTACAAAAGAAAACGTCTTATTACTCACCTGTGATGAAAGTAGAAGTCAGCACAAGAATAAAGAATTGGTCATTCAACGTTTTCTTGAACTCATCAAGCTCAGTCTCATTATTCCTAAAAAACGAAGACCTACAAAGCCGAGTAAAGCTTCAATAAAAAGAAAAGCAGAAAACAAAAAGAAGACCTCTGTAAAGAAAGCTTTGCGTAAAAAACCGGGGTTGGAATAA
- a CDS encoding AAA family ATPase, with translation MEKKLRQQKANIVKVVLFGPESTGKTTLSKQLARHYNTVWAPEYAREYLQKKWNNERKTCEADDLIPIAVGQMKLENKLAKKADRVLICDTDLLETKVYSEEYYGGFVDPLLDKAAKENTYNLYLLTYIDTPWEEDDLRDRPGQRKEMFDAFESALKKYNRPYVLLTGSKEARLQIAVNAIDKIIANKKNLASFSKSLEK, from the coding sequence ATGGAAAAAAAACTTAGACAGCAAAAAGCAAACATCGTAAAGGTTGTTTTATTTGGTCCTGAATCTACAGGAAAAACAACCCTTTCAAAACAATTGGCCAGACATTACAATACTGTTTGGGCACCAGAATACGCACGTGAATACTTACAGAAAAAATGGAATAACGAGCGTAAAACCTGTGAAGCCGATGATTTGATCCCTATTGCTGTTGGGCAAATGAAATTAGAAAACAAGTTGGCAAAAAAAGCAGACAGAGTACTCATTTGCGATACTGATTTATTAGAAACCAAGGTGTACTCAGAAGAATATTACGGTGGATTTGTAGATCCTTTATTAGACAAGGCAGCAAAAGAAAACACCTACAATTTGTATCTATTAACCTATATAGACACTCCTTGGGAAGAAGATGATTTAAGAGATCGTCCGGGGCAAAGAAAAGAGATGTTTGATGCTTTTGAATCTGCTTTAAAAAAATACAATCGTCCTTATGTTCTTTTAACGGGCAGTAAAGAAGCTAGATTGCAAATTGCCGTAAATGCTATAGATAAAATCATTGCAAACAAAAAGAACTTAGCCTCTTTCTCTAAAAGCTTAGAAAAATAA
- the pnuC gene encoding nicotinamide riboside transporter PnuC, with protein sequence MNQIFDFFLEPYRTASSLNIFLEILAVIFGIASVWFAKKESIWVYPTGIISTVIYVYICYQFTLYGDLIINIYYTGMSIFGWYMWTRVVGNYHLEISRTTKKDKLKALGIFLITALFVILVYIYFNRFDRLTDYFDTFTTGIFFAAMWLMANKKIEHWSLWIIGNTVSVPLYFIKGLGFSGLQFTIFLILAYQGYLAWKKNLDSKKQTS encoded by the coding sequence ATGAACCAAATTTTTGATTTTTTTTTAGAGCCTTATCGCACAGCGAGCAGTTTAAATATTTTTCTAGAAATTTTAGCTGTAATCTTTGGTATTGCCAGTGTTTGGTTTGCTAAAAAAGAAAGTATTTGGGTTTATCCTACCGGGATTATAAGTACGGTAATTTATGTGTATATCTGCTACCAATTTACCTTGTACGGTGATCTAATTATCAATATCTACTATACAGGTATGAGCATCTTTGGATGGTATATGTGGACTCGCGTTGTTGGGAATTATCACTTAGAAATAAGCCGAACGACCAAGAAAGACAAACTAAAGGCACTTGGTATCTTTTTAATCACCGCGTTATTTGTAATTCTTGTATACATTTATTTTAACCGTTTTGATCGATTAACTGATTACTTTGACACTTTTACTACGGGTATCTTTTTTGCAGCAATGTGGTTAATGGCAAATAAAAAAATAGAACATTGGAGCTTGTGGATTATCGGAAACACAGTTTCTGTACCCTTGTATTTTATTAAAGGGCTCGGTTTTTCTGGGCTACAATTTACCATCTTTTTAATCTTAGCCTATCAAGGCTATTTGGCATGGAAAAAAAACTTAGACAGCAAAAAGCAAACATCGTAA
- a CDS encoding thiamine-binding protein: MNVSIELTLLPLNNDFETAIKDFIIRLRASEFTLLENPMSTQIYGEYDSLMNFLNKEIKLAFDQQENIVVNLKMVKSDRSNYEPNF; this comes from the coding sequence ATGAATGTATCTATAGAATTAACCTTGCTACCTCTTAACAATGATTTTGAGACGGCTATTAAAGATTTTATTATTAGACTAAGAGCTTCAGAATTTACGCTATTAGAAAATCCGATGAGCACTCAAATTTACGGGGAGTATGACAGCCTGATGAACTTTTTAAACAAGGAAATTAAGTTAGCTTTTGATCAGCAAGAAAATATAGTTGTTAATTTAAAAATGGTCAAATCAGACAGAAGCAATTATGAACCAAATTTTTGA
- a CDS encoding geranylgeranylglyceryl/heptaprenylglyceryl phosphate synthase has translation MNIYKNILSAKTDQKKLLAVLLDPEKVDIEKLPSFLDKIHKSMVTHIFVGGSTDENQQIETLVNALKKLSKLPVILFPGSSEQVINAADGLLFLSLVSGRNSEYLIGQQIKAAQTLKRNSLEIIPTGYLLIDGGTETAVQRVSKTTPLAQDQLKEIVSTALASEYLGQKLIYLEAGSGAKKPVSTTIIKEVKKQISVPLIVGGGIRNKQQLEQAYIAGADLVVIGTAFELNLNFFDS, from the coding sequence GTGAATATTTATAAAAACATCCTTAGCGCAAAGACAGACCAAAAAAAACTTCTTGCGGTTTTATTAGATCCTGAAAAGGTAGACATAGAAAAGCTTCCTTCTTTCTTGGATAAAATTCACAAATCAATGGTTACTCATATTTTTGTAGGAGGTAGCACTGATGAAAATCAACAAATAGAAACCCTCGTAAATGCCTTAAAGAAACTGAGTAAATTACCAGTAATTCTTTTCCCAGGAAGTTCAGAGCAGGTAATAAATGCTGCAGACGGCTTGTTGTTTTTAAGCCTCGTTTCTGGAAGAAATTCAGAGTATTTAATTGGTCAACAAATAAAAGCTGCCCAGACTTTAAAAAGAAATAGCTTAGAAATAATTCCAACTGGATACTTGTTGATAGATGGAGGAACAGAAACAGCTGTCCAAAGAGTAAGTAAAACAACACCGCTTGCACAAGATCAACTAAAAGAAATTGTTTCTACTGCTTTAGCTAGTGAATATTTAGGTCAAAAACTCATTTATTTAGAGGCCGGATCTGGCGCAAAAAAACCAGTTTCGACTACGATAATCAAAGAGGTAAAAAAACAAATTTCAGTTCCATTAATTGTCGGTGGAGGAATCCGAAATAAACAGCAATTAGAACAAGCCTATATTGCAGGTGCTGATTTGGTAGTTATTGGAACCGCTTTTGAATTAAACCTCAATTTTTTTGATTCATAA
- a CDS encoding 4'-phosphopantetheinyl transferase family protein: protein MPLYKRILVNESCKLYIWKIEESLDSLIAPIMLTTNSQQRLDSMKSDLHQRGFVSIRHLLKEAGYSDSDLYYDEHGKPFLKDGKHISITHSFNFTAIIISENQYVGIDIEKQRDKILTIAHKFTPVEEYKTIANHAALISKLTIVWGAKESLYKIYGKKKLRFLEHIYIYDFNFEESYTKGEIRYRGETYPFHVHFLEFEGFTCVYAYS, encoded by the coding sequence ATGCCTCTTTACAAAAGGATCCTTGTTAATGAAAGCTGTAAGCTTTATATCTGGAAGATTGAAGAATCTTTAGATAGCTTGATAGCTCCAATTATGTTGACAACCAACAGTCAACAGCGCTTAGACTCAATGAAATCTGACTTACATCAACGAGGCTTTGTAAGTATACGTCATTTGTTAAAAGAAGCTGGTTATAGTGATAGTGATTTGTATTATGATGAGCATGGTAAACCTTTTTTAAAGGACGGAAAACACATTTCTATTACCCACTCTTTTAACTTTACCGCAATTATCATTTCAGAAAATCAATATGTTGGTATTGATATTGAAAAGCAACGCGATAAGATTTTAACAATTGCACATAAGTTTACACCCGTAGAAGAGTATAAAACCATCGCAAACCATGCTGCTTTAATTAGCAAATTAACCATTGTTTGGGGAGCCAAAGAAAGCTTGTACAAGATCTACGGCAAAAAAAAGCTTCGCTTTTTAGAGCATATTTACATTTATGATTTTAACTTTGAAGAGTCATATACTAAGGGTGAAATTCGTTATCGTGGCGAGACCTACCCCTTTCATGTGCACTTTTTAGAATTTGAAGGTTTTACTTGCGTGTATGCATACTCCTAA
- the ahcY gene encoding adenosylhomocysteinase, with protein MSTKTATYTPFKVKDINLADWGRKEIELAEAEMPGLMSLREEYKDSQPLKGARIAGCLHMTIQTAVLIETLIALGAEVTWSSCNIFSTQDQAAAAIAAAGIPVYAWKGMNEEEFDWCIEQTLFFGEDKKPLNMILDDGGDLTNMVLDRYPELAAGIKGLSEETTTGVHRLYERVKNGTLPMPAINVNDSVTKSKFDNKYGCKESAVDAVRRATDIMLAGKRVVVCGYGDVGKGTAASFKGAGSIVTVTEIDPICALQAAMDGFEVKRLETVVGNADIIITTTGNKDIIQSQHFEAMKDKTIVCNIGHFDNEIDMAWMNKNYGSTKVEIKPQVDKYTINGKDIIILAEGRLVNLGCATGHPSFVMSNSFTNQTLAQIELWTNTEAYKNDVYMLPKHLDEKVAKLHLAKIGVELTELRNDQAAYIGVPVEGPFKPEYYRY; from the coding sequence ATGAGCACAAAAACAGCTACCTACACACCGTTTAAAGTAAAAGATATCAACTTAGCCGACTGGGGTCGAAAAGAAATTGAATTAGCAGAGGCAGAAATGCCAGGATTAATGAGTCTTAGAGAAGAGTATAAAGATTCTCAACCTCTTAAAGGAGCTCGTATAGCAGGTTGTTTGCATATGACTATCCAGACAGCAGTTCTTATTGAAACTTTAATTGCATTAGGTGCAGAGGTTACTTGGAGCTCTTGTAATATTTTTTCTACACAAGATCAAGCTGCTGCTGCAATTGCTGCTGCAGGAATCCCTGTGTATGCTTGGAAAGGAATGAACGAAGAAGAATTTGACTGGTGTATAGAACAAACCTTGTTTTTTGGAGAAGATAAAAAACCATTAAACATGATCTTGGATGATGGTGGAGATTTAACCAATATGGTTTTAGATAGATATCCAGAATTAGCTGCAGGAATCAAAGGTTTATCAGAAGAAACTACAACTGGAGTGCATAGATTATATGAGCGTGTAAAAAACGGAACGCTACCTATGCCAGCAATTAATGTAAATGATTCTGTAACCAAATCTAAGTTTGATAACAAATACGGTTGTAAAGAATCTGCTGTGGATGCTGTTCGTAGAGCAACAGATATTATGTTAGCAGGAAAACGTGTTGTGGTTTGTGGATATGGTGATGTTGGTAAAGGTACAGCTGCTTCTTTTAAAGGTGCAGGAAGTATTGTTACAGTTACAGAAATAGATCCAATATGTGCATTACAAGCTGCAATGGATGGTTTTGAAGTAAAACGCTTGGAAACTGTCGTTGGAAATGCAGACATCATCATTACTACTACTGGTAATAAAGACATCATACAGTCTCAACATTTTGAGGCAATGAAAGACAAAACGATTGTGTGTAATATCGGGCACTTTGATAATGAAATTGATATGGCATGGATGAATAAAAACTACGGTTCAACTAAAGTAGAAATTAAGCCACAGGTTGATAAATATACCATCAACGGAAAAGATATTATAATTTTAGCCGAAGGTCGTTTGGTAAACTTAGGTTGTGCAACAGGACATCCAAGTTTTGTAATGTCTAATTCATTTACCAACCAAACATTGGCTCAAATTGAATTATGGACCAATACAGAGGCTTATAAGAATGATGTATATATGTTACCAAAACATCTTGATGAAAAAGTAGCAAAGTTACACCTTGCAAAAATTGGTGTTGAGTTAACAGAGTTAAGAAATGATCAAGCAGCTTATATTGGAGTTCCAGTAGAAGGGCCATTTAAGCCAGAATACTACAGATACTAG